A window of Sphingobacterium sp. SRCM116780 contains these coding sequences:
- a CDS encoding glycosyltransferase family 4 protein, with translation MIRVAFFAEIMIPDFDGAARTIFQLVNRIDKKKFEFLFIYGTGPDQIQDFESLKIPALSLPIQQNYTMAIPSFVDQRIKKKLYDFNPDIIHIATPSLLGFYAQKYALKNQIPIISIYHTHFVSYIDYYLRRIPFLIQPTKNKIIQTQNKFYNNCDKVYVPTNSIVSELITMGVYPALMQIWKRGIDNQLFSPKKRNRNWLKKITQNDHPTILFASRLVWEKNLETLIAIYTILKQENLSFNFIIAGDGSAMESCQSSMPDALFLGKLDHKNLAKLYASSSVFVFPSHSETYGNVVIEAMASGLPCVIADGGGSADLIKEGVNGFKCQPKDASMFVNRILQLLQHEKLRKQIGMEALLFSKSLDWNSLADVYFEDLEKMSKNSAHSLFKSQVG, from the coding sequence ATGATAAGAGTTGCTTTTTTTGCTGAGATCATGATTCCGGACTTCGACGGAGCTGCACGCACGATTTTCCAGTTAGTAAACCGCATCGATAAAAAGAAATTTGAATTTTTATTTATCTATGGGACAGGACCTGACCAAATACAGGATTTTGAATCACTCAAAATTCCTGCGCTAAGCCTTCCTATCCAACAAAATTATACGATGGCAATACCTTCGTTTGTCGATCAACGCATCAAGAAAAAACTATATGATTTTAATCCGGATATCATTCATATCGCTACTCCTTCATTATTGGGGTTTTATGCACAGAAATATGCTTTAAAAAATCAAATACCGATTATCAGTATTTATCACACACATTTTGTCAGCTATATAGATTATTATCTAAGGCGGATTCCTTTCCTTATACAGCCAACCAAAAATAAAATTATCCAAACACAAAACAAATTTTACAATAATTGTGACAAGGTGTATGTACCCACAAACAGTATTGTATCTGAACTGATAACAATGGGTGTCTATCCTGCATTAATGCAAATATGGAAAAGGGGGATCGATAATCAGCTATTTTCACCAAAAAAACGAAACAGAAATTGGCTTAAAAAAATAACTCAAAATGATCATCCAACGATTCTGTTTGCTAGTCGATTGGTTTGGGAGAAGAATTTGGAAACATTAATTGCCATATATACTATCCTAAAACAAGAAAACCTATCCTTTAATTTTATCATTGCCGGAGATGGTTCAGCAATGGAATCTTGTCAATCCAGTATGCCTGATGCTCTCTTTTTAGGGAAATTAGACCATAAAAATCTAGCAAAACTATACGCATCGTCTTCTGTATTTGTATTTCCTTCTCATTCCGAAACCTATGGCAATGTTGTCATTGAAGCGATGGCATCTGGATTACCTTGCGTTATTGCTGACGGAGGAGGTTCTGCTGATCTGATAAAAGAAGGAGTCAACGGATTTAAATGTCAACCAAAAGATGCCAGCATGTTTGTGAACAGAATACTGCAATTACTGCAGCATGAAAAATTAAGAAAACAAATCGGAATGGAAGCATTGTTATTCAGTAAATCACTGGATTGGAACTCACTTGCGGATGTCTATTTTGAAGATCTTGAAAAAATGAGCAAAAATTCAGCACATTCATTATTTAAATCGCAAGTGGGTTAA
- a CDS encoding lysylphosphatidylglycerol synthase domain-containing protein — protein MYKRLLKIILTLLIFISLFAFIRHIDIKAVIDEVHHIGWKLLWIIVITASAYLFGTIGWQSCFIQKPKDVSLWKFFCIRHIGETISLFNPTSIIGGDYIKTVLLKPAEMSKQDILNSVLISRVLAVISQFSLVGISGFYFLLSSFRKNIPDQFQIVLWALAIVCCSTPILFFYILKQARRFKEDSALSYQVFRKLSIRLQVVMNAVIEFYQDHANKCYRAYFYFCLHWIIGSIELFFILYFSGITVSIFLSVFMDMSIVIIKSFGAFIPGQIGVEEFGNKILLTSIGIYTVNIWIVIALIRRSRQLFWIAFGFFAYLIIKKHYSTSYHGDIIRQS, from the coding sequence ATGTATAAACGACTTCTTAAAATAATTTTAACGCTCCTCATCTTCATTTCTTTATTTGCTTTCATTCGACATATCGATATAAAAGCTGTAATAGACGAAGTTCACCATATCGGCTGGAAGTTACTTTGGATTATTGTCATCACTGCTTCTGCTTACTTATTCGGCACTATAGGTTGGCAAAGTTGCTTTATACAGAAACCCAAAGATGTATCGCTCTGGAAATTTTTCTGCATCCGCCATATTGGAGAAACAATATCGTTATTTAATCCGACGAGTATTATTGGTGGAGATTATATTAAAACAGTATTACTAAAACCTGCAGAAATGTCCAAACAAGATATTTTGAATTCCGTTTTGATCTCTCGCGTGTTAGCAGTTATCTCTCAATTTAGTTTAGTTGGAATCAGTGGATTTTATTTTTTACTGAGTTCTTTTAGAAAAAACATACCCGATCAATTTCAGATCGTTTTATGGGCATTGGCTATTGTGTGCTGTAGTACTCCTATCCTTTTCTTTTATATCCTTAAACAAGCGAGAAGGTTCAAAGAAGATTCTGCTCTTTCCTATCAAGTTTTCAGAAAACTAAGCATTCGCCTGCAGGTTGTCATGAATGCTGTCATCGAGTTTTATCAAGATCATGCCAACAAATGCTATCGTGCATACTTCTATTTTTGTCTTCATTGGATCATTGGTTCCATCGAGTTGTTCTTCATATTATATTTTTCTGGCATAACGGTTTCCATTTTCCTAAGCGTATTTATGGACATGAGTATCGTGATCATTAAGAGTTTTGGGGCTTTCATTCCTGGTCAGATCGGGGTAGAAGAATTTGGAAACAAAATACTGCTCACAAGCATTGGCATCTATACGGTCAATATCTGGATCGTGATTGCTTTAATCCGAAGATCCAGACAGTTATTCTGGATTGCTTTTGGATTCTTCGCCTACTTAATCATCAAAAAGCATTATTCTACTTCCTATCATGGAGATATTATTCGTCAGTCATAA
- a CDS encoding glycosyltransferase family 4 protein, with protein MEILFVSHKYPPAIGGMEKQSFELIENMEAYTTVHKIVYKADESILKFFFLLNRRIRAMLKKHPNIKLIHFNDGLLATFSLYHHGYDQLKKVVTIHGLDIVFPLGYFQRKIIPKLNRFDKIIAVSRATREAAIARGIQANKIEVILNGVDHHLLESSEITIAEILTRYQIDQKAERIIVALGRSVKRKGISWFIKHVLRQLPSSCKLILIGPFTKTATWKERLFYLLPPAMRHLLFLFLGYPSDERAIRHYLSDPHYSDKLQHIGKIPLADLQCLLRHTGLFIMPNIQVEGDMEGFGLVCLEASICGATVFAADIEGIRDAIVDYKNGFLLPSEEASVWVDCIHVALENPSLLKTRSEGFQQYSLQHYSWDKMTQDYFTSFQVILGSFA; from the coding sequence ATGGAGATATTATTCGTCAGTCATAAATATCCTCCTGCTATCGGAGGAATGGAAAAACAAAGTTTTGAGTTGATAGAGAATATGGAGGCATATACAACCGTACACAAAATTGTTTATAAGGCCGATGAATCTATTCTCAAATTTTTCTTCCTGTTAAACAGACGGATTCGTGCTATGCTGAAAAAACATCCAAATATTAAACTCATTCATTTTAATGATGGTTTATTAGCTACTTTTTCCTTATACCATCATGGTTATGATCAGCTAAAAAAGGTAGTGACTATTCATGGTTTAGATATTGTGTTTCCATTAGGCTATTTCCAAAGGAAGATTATTCCCAAACTCAATCGGTTTGATAAAATTATCGCGGTGAGTCGTGCCACACGAGAGGCTGCTATAGCAAGAGGTATACAGGCAAATAAAATTGAGGTGATTTTAAATGGAGTCGATCATCATCTTTTGGAATCGTCTGAAATAACCATAGCTGAAATTCTAACCCGTTATCAGATTGATCAAAAAGCAGAAAGAATTATTGTAGCTTTAGGTCGTTCTGTAAAACGGAAAGGAATTTCTTGGTTTATTAAACATGTACTTCGACAATTACCTTCTTCTTGCAAACTTATTTTAATCGGTCCTTTTACCAAAACAGCAACATGGAAAGAAAGGTTATTCTACCTCTTACCTCCTGCCATGAGGCATTTGTTGTTTTTATTTCTAGGGTATCCTTCTGATGAAAGAGCCATACGGCACTATTTAAGCGACCCGCATTACAGCGATAAATTGCAACATATAGGCAAGATTCCATTAGCTGATCTGCAATGTTTGCTTCGACATACGGGTCTTTTTATCATGCCCAACATCCAGGTTGAGGGGGACATGGAGGGATTTGGATTGGTGTGTTTAGAGGCGAGTATTTGTGGCGCTACCGTATTTGCAGCGGATATTGAAGGGATAAGAGATGCGATTGTTGATTATAAAAATGGTTTTCTACTTCCATCAGAAGAAGCAAGTGTCTGGGTTGATTGCATTCATGTAGCACTTGAAAACCCTTCGCTTTTGAAAACCAGAAGCGAAGGGTTTCAACAATACTCTTTACAACATTATAGCTGGGATAAAATGACACAAGATTATTTCACGTCATTTCAAGTTATTTTAGGATCTTTTGCTTAA
- a CDS encoding acyl-CoA dehydrogenase family protein, with protein sequence MNLTCDYFNIDALLSEENKLIRQSVRDFVNTEIKPVIDQAAQHHEDIPNLMLKLGAIGALGPYIPIEYGGSGLDQIAYGIIMQELEAGDSAIRSAASVQSSLVMYPIFTFGSEEQKQKYLPKLAKGEYIGSFGLTEPNHGSDPATMETRLVRKADHYILNGAKMWITNAPLCNIAVVWARDEEGKIRGIIVERGMKGFSTPETFNKWSLRASKTGELIFQDVEIPFENVLPDVNSLRGPFSCLNSARYGISWGVIGAAIDCYQTAVKYALEREQFGKPIASYQLQQKKLAEFLTEITKAQLLSWRLGVLKNEGKATPAQISMAKRNNVHMALQIARESRQILGAMGIVGDFPMMRHMMNLESVITYEGTHDIHLLITGNDITGLSAF encoded by the coding sequence ATGAATTTAACATGCGATTATTTCAATATTGATGCGTTATTGTCAGAAGAAAATAAACTCATCCGCCAGTCGGTTCGAGATTTTGTAAATACGGAAATAAAACCTGTGATTGATCAGGCAGCACAGCATCACGAAGATATTCCCAATTTAATGCTGAAGTTGGGTGCAATTGGAGCCTTGGGCCCTTATATCCCGATCGAATATGGAGGATCTGGTTTGGATCAGATTGCTTACGGTATTATCATGCAGGAATTGGAAGCAGGTGATTCGGCAATTCGCTCGGCTGCTTCTGTGCAATCTTCATTGGTGATGTATCCTATTTTTACTTTTGGTAGTGAAGAACAAAAACAGAAGTACCTTCCTAAGCTTGCAAAAGGTGAATACATCGGAAGTTTTGGATTGACAGAACCCAATCATGGATCAGATCCAGCGACAATGGAAACACGATTGGTAAGAAAAGCAGATCATTATATACTGAATGGTGCTAAAATGTGGATTACAAACGCACCATTATGTAATATCGCGGTTGTTTGGGCAAGAGATGAAGAAGGAAAAATACGTGGTATCATTGTAGAACGTGGAATGAAAGGGTTTTCCACACCAGAAACATTCAATAAATGGTCATTGCGTGCTTCAAAAACTGGAGAATTGATTTTTCAAGACGTGGAAATTCCTTTTGAGAACGTGCTCCCCGATGTAAATTCACTTCGAGGACCATTCTCGTGTCTGAATTCTGCCCGTTATGGAATTTCTTGGGGGGTGATAGGTGCGGCGATAGACTGTTATCAAACAGCGGTCAAATATGCATTGGAAAGAGAGCAGTTTGGAAAACCTATTGCTTCCTATCAATTGCAGCAGAAAAAACTAGCCGAGTTTCTCACAGAAATAACAAAAGCCCAATTATTATCATGGCGTTTAGGAGTCCTGAAAAATGAAGGAAAGGCAACTCCGGCCCAGATTTCAATGGCAAAACGAAATAATGTCCATATGGCATTGCAAATTGCGAGAGAATCTAGACAGATATTGGGAGCAATGGGTATTGTAGGCGATTTTCCGATGATGCGACACATGATGAATCTAGAATCCGTGATTACCTATGAAGGCACACATGATATTCATTTATTGATCACCGGGAATGACATTACTGGATTAAGTGCTTTTTAA
- a CDS encoding aldehyde dehydrogenase family protein, protein MITKELKELGILPTNLGSSTGETWFATGETISSHSPVDGKQIASVTSSSKKDYDQICIQAKKAYLTWRIVPAPQRGEVVRLFGDRLRQLKSTLGKLVSYEMGKSLQEGMGEVQEMIDICDFAVGISRQLYGSTIHSERPYHRMYDQYHPLGIVGIISAFNFPVAVWAWNTALALVCGDVVIWKPSEKTPLCAIACQRILAEVLKEKELPEGISNLIIGDKTVGEWLVNDNNIPLISATGSTKMGKIVAQQVASRLGKTILELGGNNAIIITADADLKMTTIGAVFGAVGTAGQRCTSTRRLIIHESVYDQVKESLVKAYAQLKIGDPLNTNNHVGPLIDEIAVNHYLNALEQIKKQGGKIIVDGGVLTGKGFESGCYVKPAIAEVKNDFDIVQHETFAPILYLIKYTGDVLEAIAIQNDVKQGLSSAIMTTNLREAELFLSAQGSDCGIANVNIGTSGAEIGGAFGGEKDTGGGRESGSDAWKAYMRRQTNTINYSTALPLAQGITFNL, encoded by the coding sequence ATGATAACAAAAGAATTAAAAGAATTGGGGATTCTACCGACCAATTTAGGTTCTTCTACAGGAGAAACTTGGTTTGCAACAGGTGAAACGATTTCTTCTCATTCCCCTGTGGATGGGAAACAGATTGCCTCCGTTACCAGTTCTTCCAAAAAAGATTATGATCAAATCTGTATTCAAGCTAAAAAAGCATATTTAACCTGGCGTATCGTACCCGCTCCACAAAGGGGTGAGGTGGTTCGCTTATTTGGAGATCGATTAAGACAACTGAAATCGACTTTAGGAAAACTCGTGTCTTATGAAATGGGTAAATCGCTACAAGAAGGAATGGGTGAAGTGCAAGAGATGATCGATATCTGTGATTTTGCTGTTGGTATATCTCGTCAACTCTATGGATCAACCATTCACTCTGAACGTCCTTACCATCGGATGTACGATCAATATCATCCTCTTGGAATTGTCGGTATTATTTCTGCCTTCAATTTCCCAGTAGCTGTTTGGGCCTGGAATACAGCCTTAGCTCTTGTTTGTGGTGATGTTGTCATCTGGAAACCCAGTGAAAAAACGCCGTTATGTGCGATTGCTTGTCAACGAATCCTCGCTGAGGTTTTGAAAGAAAAAGAATTACCAGAAGGTATTTCGAACTTAATCATAGGTGATAAAACGGTAGGTGAATGGCTTGTCAATGACAACAATATTCCGCTAATCTCAGCGACAGGCTCAACTAAAATGGGTAAAATCGTCGCGCAACAAGTGGCTTCAAGGCTCGGGAAAACAATTCTTGAGTTGGGAGGAAATAATGCGATCATTATTACAGCAGATGCTGATCTGAAGATGACCACTATAGGAGCTGTATTTGGAGCTGTGGGTACTGCTGGTCAACGATGCACGTCTACACGTAGGCTCATCATTCACGAAAGTGTATACGATCAAGTAAAAGAATCTTTAGTAAAAGCTTATGCTCAATTAAAAATTGGAGATCCCCTGAATACAAATAATCATGTCGGTCCTTTAATCGATGAAATTGCTGTTAATCATTACTTAAACGCTTTAGAACAAATCAAAAAACAAGGTGGGAAAATAATCGTGGATGGCGGTGTGTTAACAGGAAAAGGTTTTGAAAGTGGTTGTTATGTAAAACCAGCCATTGCTGAAGTAAAAAATGATTTTGATATCGTGCAACACGAAACTTTTGCGCCTATTTTGTATTTAATAAAATATACGGGTGATGTTTTGGAAGCTATTGCCATTCAAAATGATGTTAAACAAGGTTTGTCATCTGCTATTATGACTACCAATCTTCGTGAGGCAGAGCTATTTTTAAGTGCACAGGGTTCGGATTGTGGTATTGCCAATGTCAATATTGGAACTTCTGGAGCGGAAATAGGAGGTGCTTTTGGTGGCGAAAAAGATACAGGTGGCGGCAGAGAGTCTGGATCTGATGCTTGGAAAGCTTATATGAGAAGACAGACCAATACCATCAACTATAGCACAGCACTACCGTTAGCACAGGGAATTACGTTTAATCTTTAA
- the lat gene encoding L-lysine 6-transaminase has protein sequence MSTVHEILSRHLLADGFPIVMDMEKSHGSYLVDRNGDTYLDLFSMFASVAIGYNHPYIVKEQEFLGKMAINKPALSDIYPKEFADFMEVFERVALPKELQYCFFIAGGTLAVENTLKAAFDWKTRLNLSRGIQQEASQVIHFKEAFHGRSGYTLSLTNTKDPRKHMYFPKFNWPRISNPKVTFPITEENLSQVIEKEKIAIQEIRTALADHPNDIACIIIEPIQAEGGDNHFRNEFLQALRDICDEHEILLIFDEVQTGVGLTGDMWAFQTVGIVPDLIAFGKKTQVCGLLANKEKFDQVEKHVFVESSRLNSTFGGDFTDMMRFKLILEVIEQENLIEQIAPKGSYFMEKLEGLANKHPQISNIRGKGLFIAFDFPNEEERDQFIKNAFANKLLLLGCGERSIRFRPHLNVSIEELDKAIEIMDRIL, from the coding sequence ATGAGTACTGTTCACGAAATTTTATCCAGACATCTATTAGCCGATGGTTTCCCCATTGTTATGGATATGGAAAAATCCCATGGGTCCTATTTAGTTGATCGAAACGGAGATACCTACTTAGATCTATTCAGTATGTTCGCTTCTGTGGCTATTGGTTATAATCATCCTTATATCGTAAAGGAACAAGAGTTTTTGGGCAAAATGGCCATTAATAAACCGGCATTGTCAGATATTTACCCAAAAGAATTTGCTGATTTTATGGAAGTTTTCGAACGTGTTGCTTTACCTAAAGAGTTGCAATACTGTTTTTTTATAGCTGGGGGTACATTAGCTGTTGAAAACACATTGAAAGCGGCTTTTGATTGGAAAACAAGGTTAAACTTGTCAAGAGGAATTCAGCAAGAGGCGTCACAAGTTATTCACTTCAAGGAGGCATTTCATGGCAGATCAGGGTATACCTTATCACTGACCAATACAAAAGATCCAAGAAAGCACATGTACTTTCCAAAATTTAATTGGCCAAGAATCAGCAATCCTAAAGTAACTTTTCCTATTACAGAGGAAAATTTATCTCAAGTAATCGAAAAAGAAAAAATAGCGATTCAAGAGATCCGAACAGCGTTAGCAGATCATCCGAATGACATTGCCTGTATCATTATAGAACCAATTCAAGCTGAAGGTGGTGACAATCATTTCAGAAACGAGTTTTTACAAGCCTTACGTGACATTTGCGATGAGCACGAAATTTTATTGATTTTTGATGAGGTGCAAACTGGGGTTGGGTTAACGGGTGATATGTGGGCTTTTCAAACCGTTGGAATCGTTCCGGATTTAATTGCCTTTGGAAAGAAAACACAGGTTTGTGGTTTGCTAGCCAACAAAGAAAAATTCGATCAAGTAGAAAAACATGTTTTTGTAGAGTCTTCTCGCCTTAATTCAACTTTTGGAGGAGATTTCACAGATATGATGCGTTTCAAACTGATTTTGGAAGTCATAGAGCAGGAAAACTTAATTGAGCAGATTGCACCTAAGGGTTCTTATTTTATGGAGAAATTGGAAGGATTAGCCAATAAACATCCGCAAATTAGTAATATTAGAGGGAAAGGATTATTTATAGCCTTTGATTTCCCGAATGAAGAGGAAAGAGATCAATTCATCAAAAATGCATTTGCAAATAAATTACTCTTATTGGGCTGTGGTGAGCGAAGTATACGTTTTAGACCACACTTGAATGTCAGTATTGAGGAGCTTGACAAAGCTATTGAAATCATGGATAGGATACTATAA
- a CDS encoding alpha/beta fold hydrolase, whose product MIKLYALSGLGADQKAYSKLDLSEFDVVYVEWITPLEKESLANYVARLAHHYDIPKKGAHIMGVSFGGMCISELAKSYDFEKIILISSAKTKFELPRLYHYYKYISFHQLFPNKFFKKSNLIINWLFGVHLEQDKSILANIFKDSNPVFVKWAIDKIINWDNIQSSKSALHLHGDSDHIIPMQNVNYTTKINKAGHLMVLTHAAEISIAIRNYLLK is encoded by the coding sequence ATGATTAAGCTTTATGCACTTTCGGGACTTGGAGCTGATCAAAAAGCGTATTCAAAACTGGATTTATCCGAGTTTGATGTCGTTTATGTAGAGTGGATAACACCTTTAGAGAAAGAAAGCTTAGCTAATTATGTTGCTAGACTCGCTCATCACTATGATATTCCAAAGAAAGGAGCCCATATAATGGGTGTTTCTTTTGGGGGAATGTGCATCAGTGAGTTAGCAAAAAGCTATGATTTTGAAAAAATTATTCTCATCTCCTCTGCTAAAACTAAATTTGAACTTCCAAGGCTATATCATTACTATAAGTATATCTCTTTTCATCAACTGTTTCCAAATAAATTTTTTAAGAAATCAAACTTGATTATCAATTGGTTATTTGGCGTTCATTTGGAACAAGACAAATCTATTTTAGCGAATATATTTAAAGATTCGAATCCAGTTTTTGTGAAATGGGCTATTGATAAGATCATCAATTGGGACAATATACAGAGCTCTAAATCAGCTCTACATCTCCATGGTGATAGCGATCATATTATTCCAATGCAAAATGTCAACTATACAACGAAAATTAACAAAGCAGGTCATTTGATGGTATTGACCCATGCTGCAGAAATTTCTATTGCTATCCGGAATTATTTATTGAAATAA
- a CDS encoding type IA DNA topoisomerase, with protein MKVVIAEKPSVARDLARVMGAKETNDGYISGNGYAFTYAFGHLVQLCTPQAYGFHNWSIGNLPIIPTEFKLESKKIKRDGKQLDDAGALKQLNTIKYLLDKAEEVIVATDAGREGELIFRNIYYYLGSKVPFKRLWISSQTDKAIKEGFANLKEGTEYDSLYMSARSRSESDWLIGINATQAITLAAGNRGLLSLGRVQTPTLAMICSRYLENKDFKPQTFYKIQAGFEKDSIKFKATSEKIDKKDVAEEAVAKISVGSQAKVVKVEAKETKEQPPLLFDLTSLQQDANKKYGYSADQTLNIAQALYEKKVITYPRTGSRYIGEDVFEKVEELFQHLADTAEESIATISRNLIGAKLNKRSVDEKKVTDHHALLVTDEKPGALLQEQRNIYNMIAKRMVESFSDVCLKDITTVVIDAAGVELIAKGTVIRQYGWRLSADQIELPDEDKNTDDQDNENAQLPKLTAEELLEILSLELSERFTKAKPIHTEASLLKSMETSGKEIDDDEMRQAMKDCGLGTPATRAATIETLFQRDYIKRDKKKLIPTDKGLTVYNLVKDRSIAKVTLTGKWEQKLEEMRANKVSYEVFMKHIKDYTERITKELLQLRISIAHEEVKPLQKGKIKCPKCDPGQIQLFDKVAQCDHYAKGCDFKIWRTLNGVTLDEKEMKNLLEKGKTSELKGVKTKEGTIMDAVLTFENFKVNIG; from the coding sequence ATGAAAGTCGTTATTGCCGAAAAACCATCAGTTGCAAGAGATTTGGCCCGTGTCATGGGCGCAAAAGAAACAAATGATGGTTATATTTCAGGAAATGGTTATGCTTTCACCTATGCCTTTGGACATTTAGTACAGCTATGTACACCACAAGCATATGGATTTCATAATTGGTCAATTGGAAATTTACCTATTATCCCAACAGAATTTAAGCTAGAATCCAAGAAGATAAAGCGTGATGGTAAACAGCTGGATGATGCAGGAGCATTGAAGCAATTGAATACAATTAAATATTTATTGGATAAAGCTGAAGAAGTCATTGTAGCAACCGATGCTGGACGAGAAGGGGAATTGATCTTTCGTAATATTTATTATTACCTTGGTTCCAAGGTTCCGTTCAAGCGTTTATGGATTTCTTCACAGACAGATAAAGCAATCAAAGAAGGTTTTGCCAATCTAAAAGAAGGAACAGAATATGATAGTTTGTATATGTCTGCACGTTCTCGATCAGAGTCAGATTGGCTTATCGGAATTAATGCAACACAAGCCATTACATTAGCTGCAGGCAATAGAGGCTTACTCTCTCTAGGTCGTGTGCAAACGCCTACTTTGGCGATGATTTGTTCGCGCTATTTAGAAAATAAAGATTTTAAGCCACAGACTTTTTATAAGATTCAAGCAGGATTTGAAAAAGATAGTATCAAATTTAAAGCGACTTCCGAAAAGATAGATAAAAAAGACGTAGCAGAAGAAGCAGTCGCCAAGATATCCGTTGGTTCACAAGCGAAAGTAGTTAAAGTAGAGGCAAAAGAAACAAAAGAACAACCTCCTTTATTATTTGATTTGACTTCTTTGCAACAAGATGCTAATAAAAAATATGGTTATTCTGCCGATCAAACGTTGAACATCGCACAGGCACTTTACGAAAAGAAAGTAATTACCTATCCCCGTACCGGCTCTCGTTATATTGGAGAAGACGTATTTGAAAAGGTAGAAGAATTATTTCAACACCTAGCCGATACAGCAGAAGAAAGTATTGCGACCATATCACGTAATCTGATTGGAGCAAAACTCAATAAAAGATCTGTCGATGAAAAGAAAGTAACCGATCACCATGCACTACTGGTGACCGATGAGAAACCAGGAGCATTATTGCAAGAACAACGGAATATCTATAACATGATTGCGAAGCGCATGGTCGAGAGTTTTTCTGATGTTTGTCTGAAAGATATCACAACTGTTGTGATTGATGCAGCAGGAGTGGAGCTGATCGCAAAAGGAACGGTGATACGACAATATGGATGGCGTCTTTCTGCGGATCAAATTGAACTGCCAGATGAAGACAAGAATACAGACGATCAAGATAATGAGAATGCACAATTACCTAAATTGACAGCAGAAGAATTACTGGAAATTCTATCTTTAGAATTGTCTGAAAGATTCACAAAAGCAAAACCCATTCATACGGAGGCCTCCTTATTGAAATCAATGGAGACATCAGGGAAAGAAATCGATGACGATGAAATGCGACAGGCGATGAAAGATTGTGGTTTAGGAACTCCAGCAACACGTGCAGCTACCATTGAAACTCTGTTCCAACGAGATTATATCAAACGTGATAAAAAGAAACTGATTCCTACGGATAAAGGTTTAACCGTATACAATTTAGTGAAAGATCGTTCCATTGCGAAAGTGACGCTGACAGGTAAATGGGAACAGAAATTAGAAGAGATGCGTGCGAATAAAGTTTCCTATGAAGTTTTTATGAAACATATCAAGGATTACACCGAACGCATCACTAAAGAATTACTTCAATTACGGATCTCTATTGCCCATGAGGAAGTAAAACCCTTACAAAAAGGCAAAATAAAATGTCCTAAATGCGATCCTGGTCAAATACAACTATTTGATAAAGTTGCACAATGCGATCATTATGCGAAAGGTTGTGATTTTAAAATCTGGCGTACACTGAATGGTGTTACTCTGGATGAGAAAGAGATGAAAAACCTGCTGGAGAAAGGAAAAACATCCGAATTAAAAGGTGTTAAAACCAAAGAAGGAACTATCATGGATGCGGTTTTGACCTTTGAAAATTTTAAAGTGAATATTGGTTAG